GTAACATCCTGCAAAACGATGTTCTGATCGAGGCCCAGGGCATCCCACACCGCCGGCTAGGCGCCCAGGACGTTGTAGGCGCATGGCTCCTTGTACTTGTGCTCGACGTCGCAACCGGGAGTCGCACTTGTCCACCACCTTGGCGTACACCGAGCTGCCACCCTTCGCAGTGATCTTGATGTTGCGGATGCAGCAGGACATGCCGCTGAACCAGCCGGTGGAGAGCACGACGACCATCTCCGAGTCATCGTGGTACGCGCTGTCACACTCGGACGGGAGGCCGCCGTCCTTGCCCTTACTGAAGCCGTTGACTGTGAGGACGACCCACGTGGTCGCAGGGACGGGCGGCGAGCAGAGGAACTGCGGGTACTGCTTGCCGTCGACGCAACAGTCCGGGTTGTTGCTAATCTCGCAGTTCCCGGACCTGCCCAGGAGGTAGCCGCTGGGCTGGCAGCCGAAGACGTCGTGCCGAACCAGGCATGACGCGGTGTGGGAGGCCGAGAGTGTGGCGAGGaggacgatggccatggtgggtcGAGCTCTCGCAGTCGCCATCTTATTGCCCCAGCCAAACGGATACCAATGCTATGGTCAAAGCCAAAATTTTGGCTGGGCAACTCAGGGTAGCGATCCAAACAGCCCTATAGTCAAAGTGTCAAACTACTATCCTTTTTTCATTTGCAAACTATCTTTTTCTATAGTGAAGCAAATATGACAAAAAAATTCTTATTTACTGTTACCAAAAATACTTCATAAATATTTTGATCTATTCCACCTAATGCTCATTATTCCCATTTGAGTACATATAAATGAAAATTTGATTTTGGGCCTGGCCTCAGCTGCTCCTGATATCAACATCGTCCAGCCTCATGTGAATCCACGCGTTCTTAGTCATAGCCAAAGTGTAGCATAAAAAAACAAAGTGGGCCAACACTACATTAAAAGCGGTAGGCGCATCTCGTGTAGCGAGAACTAGAAATTTAGCATGGCCCGGGTGTAGTCCTGGGCCTGCCTGAGCCTTCGCTACAATGTTGCAGCCCTAAAAGCAGAGCCCCTTTGCATCATCACGGTGTCCTCATCTTCTCCCTCATCCATCCCCTTCCTAGTCACCTTCTTTTGTGGCCACGAGCTGGTGATAATGATAGGCCACAAGGGGAATAAGCCTAGATGTAGGTTTTATAAGTGCAGCCCCTATATACTAGTGGTTGGAGGCCGCCATTGCAGATCGCTTGAGAGGAAGTTGTGTGCGTGGGTTCCTTCatcttgaagaaaaaaaattcttcccTTCGTCTCAAAGTTAGGAAAAAAAAACTCACATCAACCAACTAGCTTAAGAGAACATctcgaaaagaaaaaaaaaaccttACTTCCATCTTAAAAGAAAAAaac
The sequence above is a segment of the Aegilops tauschii subsp. strangulata cultivar AL8/78 chromosome 6, Aet v6.0, whole genome shotgun sequence genome. Coding sequences within it:
- the LOC109748373 gene encoding putative ripening-related protein 5; the encoded protein is MAIVLLATLSASHTASCLVRHDVFGCQPSGYLLGRSGNCEISNNPDCCVDGKQYPQFLCSPPVPATTWVVLTVNGFSKGKDGGLPSECDSAYHDDSEMVVVLSTGWFSGMSCCIRNIKITAKGGSSVYAKVVDKCDSRLRRRAQDVTSSNE